One Cervus canadensis isolate Bull #8, Minnesota chromosome 13, ASM1932006v1, whole genome shotgun sequence DNA segment encodes these proteins:
- the RD3 gene encoding protein RD3 translates to MSLLPWLRANEAPPRPSPRSPAEMVLETLMVELAGQMREAERQQRERSHAVRKVCTRVDYSWLASAPRPTYDLSPGERLQLEDVCAKIHPAYCGPAILRFRQLVAEQEPEVQEVSRLFRSVLQEVLERMEEEEEAQRLTRQWSLRAPRGSLATFRSRARIAPFASDIHTISEDVERDTPPPRAWSMPEFRARKED, encoded by the exons ATGTCCCTGCTCCCGTGGCTCCGGGCGAACGAGGCGCCGCCACGGCCGTCCCCACGGAGCCCGGCGGAGATGGTGCTGGAGACGCTCATGGTGGAGCTGGCGGGGCAGATGCGCGAGGCTGAGCGGCAGCAGCGGGAGCGGAGCCACGCGGTGAGGAAGGTCTGCACCCGCGTGGACTACAGCTGGCTGGCCAGCGCACCGCGGCCCACCTACGACCTCAGCCCCGGCGAGAGGCTGCAGCTGGAGGACGTCTGCGCCAAGATCCACCCGGCCTACTGTGGGCCCGCCATCCTCAG GTTCCGACAGCTGGTGGCGGAGCAGGAGCCGGAGGTGCAGGAGGTCTCCCGGCTCTTCCGCTCGGTGCTGCAGGAGGTCCTGGAGaggatggaggaagaggaggaggcgcAGCGGCTGACGCGACAGTGGAGCCTGCGGGCCCCCCGAGGCAGCCTGGCCACCTTCAGGAGCCGCGCGCGCATCGCCCCCTTCGCCAGCGACATCCACACCATCTCCGAGGACGTGGAGCGGGACACGCCGCCGCCGCGGGCCTGGAGCATGCCCGAGTTCCGGGCACGGAAGGAGGACTGA